Proteins from one Bifidobacterium sp. ESL0732 genomic window:
- a CDS encoding DUF6541 family protein, producing the protein MNTKWKQRIGHAALPVCSILGVLAAFGIVLAWFPKTWDAWNLPLQEIDAPAHYYFIRKLLRQGIGAATRLWPNDAYYPPLFHIIAAAIISFCNLLHIKINIYTAFNIVWLTTSGLVWPAGVSLWASYWTRKVDGKFVEEWRGLESSVHVALSSQKRKEKSSKSAKPWVPNPSASVGGATSPQDVTADAGKAGEWDEIVDSNALFWRPFSCAMMLIVPLLAVASASHPFQMLVSGPLIAFGLATTLLPFWLYVTLRLFDSIADRYHILRWLILTLLLGLLCVFAHPRIAFTWLLLMAPFMLMRLPWKAILGVLAAVVVCAVAFFFYMTGHYHSSRYADPSSWFHTYKPNRTIPEALQIFFTDNISGVVSGFMAVVVIVALVVAIAVVVGYIKSKLVVIKFDGHTGDEGTKVLSPKARPSRFATPTRMMTKDAVSLALAFALVCLVYVCSTSLTGWFPNIVAGAWYRSEARPLTMIPFAIIPLLVFAVCAVVHLFDDVDEVPKAAAQSEKTLEVSEVSAQSGPQPAAEKESGTAWLRDVDEASIASSERRAHADTSQGSGRYTAALRRSERRGFADWLSRNGGKAVSLIVLAGLAISCQFGNVTRQNLGIALASNSVLADKPENEQLTRAKYVALKETVKLAGNGPVIISDPLNGSMYGSSMFDANMLYPIYNPMHEKNGAIFGQTEAAFDSGDPAKLMATTCPIGGKVPKYFLSMGPQAPSLQMFTFRHQYDTFHRQDLIDGYVRAGVLDKIVDFGYLGPYAKDWALYTIQCGN; encoded by the coding sequence ATGAATACGAAATGGAAACAGCGAATAGGCCATGCCGCGTTGCCGGTATGTTCGATTCTCGGCGTGTTGGCGGCGTTCGGTATCGTCCTGGCATGGTTCCCGAAAACGTGGGACGCGTGGAATCTGCCATTGCAAGAAATCGATGCACCTGCCCATTACTATTTCATCCGCAAGCTGCTGCGTCAAGGCATTGGGGCCGCGACCAGGCTCTGGCCCAACGATGCCTACTATCCGCCGCTGTTCCATATTATTGCCGCCGCGATCATTTCCTTCTGCAATCTCCTGCACATCAAGATCAATATCTATACCGCCTTCAATATCGTCTGGCTGACGACCTCCGGACTGGTCTGGCCGGCTGGGGTTTCGCTGTGGGCAAGCTACTGGACGCGCAAGGTCGATGGCAAATTCGTCGAAGAATGGCGTGGCCTCGAATCATCCGTCCATGTCGCTTTGAGTTCCCAGAAACGCAAGGAAAAATCCTCGAAATCAGCAAAACCATGGGTGCCGAATCCGTCCGCTTCCGTTGGCGGGGCCACGAGTCCGCAGGATGTGACCGCCGATGCCGGCAAAGCAGGGGAGTGGGATGAGATCGTCGATTCCAATGCTCTGTTCTGGCGGCCGTTCTCGTGTGCGATGATGCTGATCGTGCCCCTGCTCGCTGTCGCCTCGGCCAGCCATCCTTTCCAGATGCTGGTCTCCGGCCCACTGATCGCGTTCGGTCTGGCCACCACGCTTCTGCCGTTCTGGCTTTACGTCACCTTGCGTCTTTTCGACTCCATCGCTGATCGCTACCATATTCTGCGCTGGCTGATCCTGACCTTACTGCTTGGGCTGCTCTGCGTCTTCGCCCATCCGCGCATCGCCTTCACTTGGCTGCTGCTGATGGCGCCGTTCATGCTTATGCGCCTTCCTTGGAAAGCCATTCTCGGCGTGCTTGCGGCCGTGGTGGTCTGCGCCGTCGCGTTCTTCTTCTATATGACCGGGCACTATCATTCCTCGCGCTATGCCGACCCTTCCAGCTGGTTCCATACCTACAAGCCCAACCGCACTATTCCTGAAGCTTTACAAATATTTTTTACGGATAATATCAGCGGTGTCGTCAGCGGGTTCATGGCCGTTGTGGTCATTGTCGCCTTGGTCGTTGCGATAGCGGTGGTAGTCGGGTATATCAAGTCGAAACTGGTGGTTATCAAGTTCGATGGGCACACGGGGGACGAAGGAACCAAAGTGCTGTCGCCAAAAGCTCGGCCCTCACGATTTGCCACGCCGACGCGGATGATGACCAAGGACGCCGTGTCACTGGCCCTTGCCTTTGCTTTGGTGTGCCTGGTCTACGTCTGCTCGACCTCGCTGACCGGTTGGTTCCCCAACATCGTTGCCGGTGCCTGGTACCGCTCCGAGGCCCGCCCCTTGACGATGATTCCGTTCGCCATCATACCGTTGCTCGTCTTTGCAGTCTGCGCGGTGGTGCACCTGTTCGACGATGTTGACGAAGTGCCCAAGGCCGCGGCTCAATCCGAGAAGACGCTTGAAGTCTCGGAGGTCTCGGCGCAATCCGGTCCGCAACCCGCGGCTGAGAAAGAATCCGGAACCGCTTGGTTGAGGGATGTTGACGAAGCCTCCATCGCCTCTTCGGAGCGGCGTGCCCACGCCGATACTTCGCAGGGCTCCGGCCGCTATACGGCTGCTTTGCGACGTTCCGAACGCCGGGGCTTCGCTGACTGGCTTTCCCGCAATGGCGGGAAGGCCGTGTCTCTTATCGTATTGGCCGGGCTCGCAATTTCCTGCCAGTTCGGCAATGTGACCCGCCAGAATCTGGGGATTGCGCTTGCTTCCAACAGTGTGCTGGCCGACAAGCCGGAGAACGAGCAGCTCACCCGCGCGAAATATGTTGCGTTGAAGGAAACCGTCAAGCTGGCCGGCAACGGACCGGTGATCATCTCAGACCCGCTCAATGGCTCCATGTACGGTTCTTCAATGTTCGATGCGAATATGCTGTACCCGATTTACAACCCCATGCATGAAAAGAACGGTGCGATTTTCGGGCAAACCGAAGCCGCGTTCGATTCCGGCGATCCTGCGAAACTGATGGCGACGACTTGCCCCATTGGCGGCAAAGTGCCGAAATACTTCCTTTCGATGGGCCCTCAGGCGCCGAGTCTGCAGATGTTCACGTTCCGTCACCAATACGACACTTTCCACCGGCAGGATTTGATCGACGGCTATGTGCGCGCAGGGGTTTTGGACAAGATTGTGGACTTCGGCTACCTCGGCCCCTATGCCAAGGACTGGGCGCTTTACACCATTCAATGCGGGAATTAG
- a CDS encoding type 1 glutamine amidotransferase domain-containing protein, which translates to MATSVSDAKVLIIVRNWGIEETEMTRPLRDLRAAGAQVTLAAAELAPIETVRHDRYVGEIVEPDTVYSQVSADDFDMLIVPGGTCNVDRLRVDPDAQKLAKDFAAAGKPVASICHGAWLLVNSDLLKGKTLTACRYIAADIENAGGKYVDEKVHVDDANGWKLITSRKPADLDAFVDAIKEALRE; encoded by the coding sequence ATGGCTACATCGGTGAGCGACGCAAAAGTGCTTATTATCGTACGCAACTGGGGGATTGAGGAGACCGAGATGACCCGGCCACTGCGGGATTTGAGGGCTGCGGGGGCTCAGGTGACGTTGGCGGCGGCGGAACTTGCGCCTATCGAAACCGTGCGGCACGACCGCTATGTCGGCGAAATTGTTGAGCCGGACACCGTGTATTCGCAGGTTTCCGCCGATGATTTCGATATGCTCATTGTGCCCGGCGGCACCTGCAACGTGGACCGTTTGCGTGTTGATCCTGACGCCCAAAAGCTTGCCAAGGATTTCGCCGCTGCGGGTAAGCCGGTCGCTTCGATCTGCCATGGCGCGTGGCTTTTGGTCAACTCAGACCTGCTCAAGGGCAAGACGCTGACCGCCTGCCGTTATATCGCTGCGGACATCGAGAACGCCGGCGGTAAGTACGTCGACGAGAAAGTTCATGTCGACGATGCCAACGGATGGAAACTCATCACCTCCCGCAAGCCCGCGGATTTGGATGCGTTTGTGGACGCGATCAAGGAAGCGCTCAGAGAGTAA
- a CDS encoding MFS transporter, with amino-acid sequence MTSNTQTTTVTQPAKIPGKVFGAVIAAGLLSLSGVTVETAMNVTFPTLMKEFGISTETVQWVTTANLLTIAIVVPLSAMLKSRFRTKSLFIVANLSFLAGLIIEIFTPNFELLVTGRVIQGIGAGIALPLMFNIILETVPPQRIGLMMGFGTLLTAVAPAIGPTFGGIVVSNTSWRVIFACLLPVVLISLVLGIACIQQKSKIRDVNFDILSIALIAITFAGLIFGFSAMTTKPILSIQVGGTIVVGIIALVIFCMRQLKIDAPIIDIRTLKNLRFSGFVLAFFLLQAISLGLAFILPNYLQLADDSSPLIAGLTLLPGAALGAVLALLGGRVYDAVGPKPPLIFGGACAIIAMICFFAFGHHLSSGAAAGFYLLYMLGIGLSSGNIMTTGLSHLSGHEQSMGNAIFNTAQQFAGAVGTSIASAILAAGQAGSANMATGTAIGATMTFGVLLAALVIEFADILRSLF; translated from the coding sequence ATGACATCGAACACGCAAACAACAACCGTCACACAGCCGGCGAAAATCCCCGGGAAAGTCTTCGGCGCCGTCATCGCGGCCGGCCTGCTTTCGCTGAGCGGCGTGACCGTCGAAACCGCGATGAACGTCACCTTCCCGACGCTCATGAAGGAATTCGGCATCAGCACCGAAACCGTGCAGTGGGTGACGACGGCTAACCTGCTCACCATCGCCATCGTCGTGCCGCTGAGCGCGATGCTCAAGTCCCGTTTCCGCACCAAGTCGCTCTTTATCGTCGCAAATCTTTCTTTCCTCGCCGGCCTCATCATCGAGATTTTCACACCCAACTTCGAGCTGCTCGTCACCGGCCGCGTCATCCAGGGCATCGGCGCCGGCATCGCGCTGCCGCTGATGTTCAACATCATTCTCGAAACCGTGCCTCCTCAGCGAATCGGCCTGATGATGGGCTTCGGCACCCTGCTCACCGCGGTCGCTCCGGCCATCGGCCCGACCTTTGGCGGCATCGTCGTCTCCAACACCAGCTGGCGCGTCATCTTCGCTTGCCTACTGCCGGTCGTGCTCATTTCACTGGTGCTGGGCATCGCCTGCATCCAGCAGAAGAGCAAGATCCGCGACGTCAACTTCGACATCCTGAGCATCGCCCTGATTGCCATCACATTCGCCGGCCTCATCTTCGGCTTCAGTGCCATGACTACCAAGCCGATCCTGAGCATCCAGGTCGGTGGCACCATCGTCGTCGGCATCATCGCTTTGGTCATCTTCTGCATGCGTCAGCTCAAGATCGATGCCCCGATCATCGACATCCGTACCTTGAAGAACCTGCGCTTCTCCGGCTTCGTGCTGGCGTTCTTCCTGCTGCAGGCCATTTCACTGGGTCTGGCCTTCATCCTGCCGAACTATCTACAGCTCGCCGACGACTCCTCACCGCTTATCGCCGGCCTCACTCTGCTGCCCGGCGCTGCGCTCGGCGCGGTTCTCGCGTTGCTTGGCGGTCGTGTCTATGATGCCGTCGGCCCGAAGCCGCCGCTCATTTTCGGTGGAGCCTGCGCTATTATCGCGATGATCTGCTTCTTCGCGTTCGGCCACCATCTTTCCAGCGGCGCGGCAGCCGGATTCTACTTGCTTTACATGCTCGGCATCGGACTGAGCTCAGGCAACATCATGACCACCGGCCTTTCGCATCTGAGCGGCCACGAGCAGAGCATGGGCAACGCCATCTTCAATACCGCCCAGCAGTTCGCAGGCGCGGTCGGCACCTCCATTGCTTCCGCCATTCTCGCCGCCGGCCAAGCCGGTTCCGCCAACATGGCAACGGGCACGGCAATCGGCGCGACGATGACCTTCGGCGTGCTGCTTGCCGCCCTCGTCATCGAGTTCGCCGATATTCTCCGCTCGCTGTTCTAA
- a CDS encoding MarR family transcriptional regulator encodes MSGRFQRLDCREGKKNMTDTPDGRPENYGRLLQQSSSAMSQQLGRFAARYGLTEVQMAVINFMSSQPGGEVAQHAIEEEFHIQRSTVTVTLQRMEARGLLTREQAEDDARCKKVKLTSRAKQSVEAIHGYIDNEQREFERRFSPAPIAEFKEMLAFFGREHDDDPYVESEPPR; translated from the coding sequence TTGTCGGGTCGATTTCAGCGGCTCGACTGTCGAGAAGGCAAGAAGAATATGACCGATACACCGGACGGGCGGCCGGAAAACTACGGGCGTCTGCTGCAGCAGTCCTCGAGCGCGATGTCGCAGCAGCTCGGGCGCTTCGCGGCACGCTACGGGCTCACCGAAGTGCAGATGGCCGTCATCAACTTCATGAGTTCGCAGCCGGGCGGCGAGGTGGCCCAGCACGCCATCGAAGAGGAGTTCCACATCCAGCGCTCCACCGTCACGGTGACCCTGCAACGCATGGAAGCTCGCGGTTTGCTCACGCGCGAACAAGCGGAGGACGATGCCCGCTGCAAGAAGGTGAAACTCACCTCGCGCGCCAAGCAAAGCGTCGAGGCTATCCACGGTTATATCGATAACGAGCAACGCGAGTTCGAGCGCCGCTTCTCTCCCGCGCCAATCGCCGAGTTCAAGGAAATGTTGGCGTTTTTCGGTCGCGAGCACGATGATGACCCCTACGTCGAATCAGAGCCTCCTCGCTAA
- a CDS encoding MATE family efflux transporter, whose product MNRQILALAIPTFGQLIADPLFVLIDTAIVGHIGDTALAGLSIGSTVLLTVAGLCNFLAYGTTSRVGQLMGAGRKREGLETGVDGLWLALIIGVVISAAFFMGARPLCSLMGARGEVLDNATIYLQAVIFGLPGMLLVYAANGIFRGLKKVRITLVAAVLGAALNTALDFLFVFGLGMGIMGSGLATLIAQWFMGIYLVIPSLKWSHDAGASLAPRISGITATAADGLPLFIRTLALRICLVATVVLATHMGTQVLAAYQAVNSSWNFVLNILDAIGISGQALVATEIGAKRYGRAREMTQISARAGLYGGIGIGIALVLLGFVSAPLFSPNIAIQHLIVIGMIVVAVFLPLSGWMWALDGILIGAGDYKYLAVTCTIVTIVYLPLVLVLNFIDGAYNPSSTTRMVLLWAVFNVIFIGGRSIFNGLRAHGDKWLKK is encoded by the coding sequence ATCAACCGTCAGATTCTCGCTCTGGCGATTCCTACCTTCGGTCAGCTCATTGCCGACCCGCTGTTCGTCCTGATCGACACGGCCATCGTCGGGCACATCGGCGACACCGCGCTGGCCGGGCTTTCCATCGGCTCCACGGTGCTGCTCACCGTCGCCGGGCTGTGCAACTTCCTGGCTTACGGCACTACCTCGCGCGTCGGGCAACTGATGGGGGCCGGGCGCAAACGTGAGGGGCTTGAGACTGGGGTCGACGGACTTTGGCTGGCGTTGATTATTGGCGTTGTTATTTCGGCGGCGTTCTTTATGGGAGCACGGCCGCTATGTTCGCTGATGGGAGCGCGCGGCGAAGTGCTCGACAACGCGACGATTTACTTGCAAGCCGTCATTTTCGGACTTCCGGGAATGTTGTTGGTCTATGCAGCCAACGGTATTTTCCGCGGGCTCAAGAAAGTGCGCATCACGCTTGTCGCCGCGGTTCTGGGCGCGGCACTCAATACCGCGCTTGACTTTCTGTTCGTTTTCGGGCTTGGCATGGGGATTATGGGTTCCGGGCTGGCAACGCTCATCGCGCAGTGGTTCATGGGCATTTACTTGGTCATTCCGTCACTGAAATGGTCGCACGACGCCGGCGCTTCACTAGCTCCACGAATTTCCGGCATTACTGCCACGGCTGCCGATGGCCTGCCGCTGTTTATCCGCACGCTCGCCCTGCGTATCTGCCTGGTGGCCACCGTCGTGCTCGCTACGCACATGGGCACACAAGTGCTCGCCGCCTACCAGGCCGTCAATTCCAGCTGGAATTTCGTCCTGAACATCCTCGATGCAATCGGCATCTCCGGTCAGGCGCTGGTGGCCACGGAAATCGGCGCCAAACGTTACGGTCGCGCGCGCGAGATGACGCAGATTTCGGCGCGTGCGGGACTTTATGGTGGTATCGGCATCGGGATTGCACTTGTGCTGCTGGGCTTCGTCTCCGCTCCCCTGTTCAGCCCGAACATAGCCATCCAGCACCTCATCGTCATCGGCATGATTGTGGTGGCGGTTTTCCTGCCGCTTTCTGGCTGGATGTGGGCGCTCGACGGTATCCTCATCGGTGCCGGCGACTACAAATATCTCGCCGTCACCTGTACGATCGTCACCATCGTTTACCTGCCGCTCGTCCTCGTGCTGAACTTCATCGACGGCGCCTACAACCCCAGCTCCACCACCCGCATGGTCCTGCTCTGGGCCGTCTTCAACGTCATTTTCATCGGCGGCCGTTCGATTTTCAACGGCTTGCGCGCTCACGGTGACAAGTGGCTAAAAAAGTAA
- the topA gene encoding type I DNA topoisomerase — protein MAAGKKLVIVESPTKAKKIGGYLGKDYTVMASVGHIRDLAQPSQVPASKKAKFGRFGVDVDDGFEPYYIVGPEKKKTVTQLKNALKDASELYLATDEDREGEAIAWHLVQTLKPKVPVHRMVFHEITPSAIKAAVGKTRDVDANMVDAQETRRVLDRLYGYELSPVLWRKVGPGLSAGRVQSVATRLIVERERERMAFVRSPYWDVIARLCAPDAQGENVDFESRMVSLGGSRLATSRDFTSTGELTAAAQKDNVCQLDEAQTKAIAETLEHAPFTVVSMESKPYHRRPVPPFTTSTMQQAAGNRLSMSSRQTMRAAQGLYENGFITYMRTDSVTLSQEAIAAARESVTKNFGKEYLSDKPKQYATKTAGAQEAHECIRPAGSKFHDPAELATKVPPDQLKLYTLIWQRTLASQMADATGFTATVRLSAPAGERGEAIFQASGTVIEFPGFLKASGWPRRSSGSSAPAKAKDSKATAKSGKSEENEALPPMKTGEVLNATSVSADGHETQPPARYTEASLVKTLEAKEIGRPSTYASIISTIIDRGYVYERGRALIPSWLAFAVTKLLETNFPKYVDYQFTADMENGLDKIAQGKETSKEWLTRFYFGDGKDAAKSQDEAHEGLQQQVAQLGDIDARAINTIEIGDGLQVRVGRYGPYLEDTKNLDAEGNPKRASIPETMAPDELTIEAGHELIKNNAGGPRVLGKDPATGGTVEVRSGRFGPYVALISPEAEAGMKAEREAKAAAAKAAETAGSAADGKNSAKSAKTTKTRAKKTAKSAVPKPKMASLFKTMSPDTVTLDDALKLLSLPREVGKYDETDAKTGETSEVVVTASNGRYGPYLTKKSADGKSETRSLGSEDELFTVDLEKAKELFAQPKYGRGRGRGAAKPPLRDLGADPENGKNVTIKDGFYGAYITDGETNRTLPKQYTPESIDPATAFQLLAEKRAAGPTKRRGRRKTTTRKTTARKSTSAKKTTARKGTRKTTTRKSVAKK, from the coding sequence ATGGCGGCTGGTAAGAAACTTGTCATCGTGGAGTCTCCGACCAAGGCAAAGAAGATTGGTGGCTACCTTGGCAAGGACTACACGGTCATGGCCTCCGTCGGCCATATCCGTGACCTCGCGCAGCCTAGCCAGGTGCCGGCTTCCAAGAAGGCGAAGTTCGGGCGGTTCGGTGTGGATGTCGACGACGGCTTCGAACCGTATTACATCGTAGGGCCGGAAAAGAAGAAAACCGTCACACAACTCAAAAACGCACTGAAGGATGCCAGCGAACTCTACCTCGCGACTGATGAGGATCGCGAAGGCGAGGCCATTGCGTGGCATTTGGTGCAGACGCTCAAGCCCAAAGTGCCGGTGCACCGCATGGTTTTCCACGAGATCACGCCGTCTGCCATCAAGGCCGCCGTCGGCAAGACGCGCGATGTGGACGCCAACATGGTCGACGCGCAGGAAACGCGCCGCGTGCTTGACCGCTTGTATGGCTACGAGCTTTCCCCGGTGCTTTGGCGCAAAGTCGGTCCGGGTCTTTCCGCTGGCCGTGTGCAGTCCGTTGCCACGCGTCTGATCGTCGAGCGCGAACGGGAACGCATGGCGTTCGTGCGCTCGCCGTATTGGGACGTCATCGCCAGGCTTTGTGCGCCTGACGCGCAGGGTGAGAACGTCGATTTCGAATCGCGAATGGTCTCGCTGGGCGGTTCACGGCTGGCCACTTCGCGCGATTTCACCTCCACCGGTGAATTGACTGCTGCTGCGCAGAAAGACAATGTCTGCCAGCTTGACGAGGCACAGACCAAGGCAATTGCCGAGACTTTGGAACATGCGCCATTCACCGTGGTGTCGATGGAATCCAAGCCGTACCACCGCCGTCCGGTGCCGCCGTTCACCACTTCGACCATGCAGCAGGCCGCCGGGAACCGTCTTTCGATGAGCTCGCGTCAGACCATGAGGGCGGCGCAGGGACTCTACGAAAACGGTTTCATCACTTATATGCGTACCGATTCCGTGACGCTTTCGCAGGAGGCCATTGCCGCCGCGCGCGAATCCGTCACGAAGAATTTCGGGAAAGAATATCTTTCCGACAAGCCCAAGCAGTATGCCACGAAGACCGCGGGCGCGCAGGAAGCTCACGAATGCATCCGTCCTGCCGGCTCGAAGTTCCATGATCCGGCCGAACTGGCTACCAAGGTACCGCCGGATCAGCTGAAGCTCTACACCCTGATTTGGCAGCGCACGCTGGCCTCGCAGATGGCCGATGCCACTGGTTTCACCGCCACCGTGCGACTTTCGGCACCTGCCGGCGAGCGTGGGGAAGCCATCTTCCAAGCTTCCGGCACCGTCATCGAATTCCCTGGGTTCCTCAAGGCTTCCGGTTGGCCGCGTCGTTCGTCCGGGTCGTCTGCACCTGCCAAGGCGAAGGATAGCAAGGCAACCGCCAAATCCGGCAAGTCCGAAGAAAACGAGGCACTGCCGCCGATGAAAACCGGTGAAGTGCTCAACGCCACATCGGTCAGCGCTGACGGCCATGAAACCCAGCCCCCGGCCCGCTATACCGAGGCGTCCCTGGTCAAGACGCTCGAAGCCAAGGAAATTGGCCGCCCGTCAACCTACGCCAGCATCATTTCGACGATTATTGACCGTGGCTATGTCTACGAACGTGGCAGGGCGCTGATTCCTTCCTGGTTGGCTTTTGCAGTGACCAAGTTGCTTGAAACGAACTTCCCGAAGTATGTCGATTACCAATTCACCGCTGATATGGAAAACGGGCTCGACAAGATCGCCCAAGGCAAGGAAACCAGCAAGGAATGGCTCACACGCTTTTATTTCGGCGACGGCAAGGACGCGGCGAAATCCCAGGACGAGGCGCATGAAGGCCTGCAGCAGCAGGTCGCGCAGCTTGGCGACATCGATGCCCGTGCTATCAACACCATTGAGATTGGCGACGGTCTGCAGGTGCGTGTCGGCCGTTACGGCCCCTATCTTGAGGACACAAAGAACTTGGACGCCGAGGGCAATCCGAAGCGCGCCTCGATTCCCGAGACAATGGCACCTGATGAGCTGACCATCGAAGCCGGTCACGAACTTATCAAGAACAATGCCGGCGGTCCGCGCGTGCTTGGCAAGGACCCGGCAACCGGCGGTACGGTGGAAGTCCGTAGTGGGCGGTTCGGCCCATACGTTGCGCTGATTTCTCCTGAGGCCGAAGCTGGAATGAAGGCTGAACGCGAGGCTAAGGCTGCTGCGGCGAAGGCTGCGGAAACCGCTGGTAGTGCCGCCGATGGAAAGAATTCTGCAAAGTCGGCCAAGACTACCAAGACACGTGCCAAGAAAACTGCCAAGTCCGCGGTTCCCAAGCCCAAGATGGCGTCGCTGTTCAAGACGATGAGCCCGGATACGGTCACGCTTGACGATGCCCTGAAGCTCCTGAGCCTGCCACGTGAAGTCGGCAAATACGACGAGACAGATGCCAAAACCGGTGAAACCAGCGAGGTCGTCGTCACCGCGAGCAATGGACGTTACGGCCCCTACCTCACCAAGAAGAGTGCGGACGGTAAGTCCGAGACGCGTTCGCTCGGCAGTGAAGATGAATTGTTTACCGTTGACTTGGAGAAGGCCAAGGAGCTCTTTGCCCAGCCAAAGTACGGTCGCGGGCGCGGCAGGGGAGCGGCCAAGCCACCGCTGCGTGATCTCGGCGCTGATCCGGAGAACGGCAAGAACGTGACCATCAAAGATGGTTTCTACGGTGCCTATATCACCGACGGTGAGACCAACCGCACCCTGCCCAAGCAGTACACCCCGGAGTCCATTGACCCGGCCACCGCTTTCCAGCTGCTTGCCGAAAAACGAGCCGCCGGCCCGACGAAGCGTCGTGGTCGCCGTAAGACAACGACCCGCAAGACCACCGCGCGCAAGTCAACGTCTGCTAAAAAGACGACAGCGCGTAAGGGCACCAGAAAGACCACGACCCGCAAGTCGGTTGCCAAGAAGTAA
- a CDS encoding DUF4160 domain-containing protein: protein MTEKFIIKGYEISFNVHDGDHGVHVHVSQGRDRDMAKFVLGRNDDVVLSHNRGKIPQKILKKISNDLARRHAFIVSAWDRTFGDHHFDR from the coding sequence ATGACTGAAAAATTTATCATTAAAGGTTACGAAATTTCATTCAACGTCCATGATGGAGACCATGGGGTTCATGTGCATGTTTCTCAAGGACGAGACAGAGATATGGCAAAGTTTGTGCTGGGCAGGAACGATGATGTGGTGCTGTCGCACAACAGAGGAAAGATTCCGCAGAAAATCCTGAAGAAGATTAGCAATGATTTGGCTCGTAGGCATGCGTTTATCGTCAGTGCTTGGGACAGAACATTCGGAGATCATCATTTCGATCGATGA
- the tmk gene encoding dTMP kinase, whose product MSGVFISFEGVDGVGKTTQVERLKRYVEELGREVVVTREPGGTKLGVDLRQLLLHGGDIAPRTEALLFAADRAQHVAEVIRPALARGAVVISDRYIDSSLAYQAGGRELTQEEVRNLSLWATNNLLPERTYLLDMDPEASHGRLDHSEDRMESAGGGFQERTRQAFLDLAAHEKSRFKVIDASKPIDEVWSQIRTDADDLLADWSCGL is encoded by the coding sequence ATGAGTGGGGTGTTTATTTCGTTTGAGGGCGTCGACGGCGTGGGGAAGACCACACAGGTCGAACGACTGAAGCGCTACGTCGAAGAGCTGGGACGTGAGGTTGTGGTCACTCGCGAGCCGGGCGGTACAAAACTGGGCGTGGACTTGCGGCAGCTGTTGCTGCACGGTGGGGATATCGCGCCGCGCACCGAAGCGTTGCTCTTTGCCGCCGACCGTGCCCAGCACGTCGCCGAAGTCATCAGGCCGGCGCTCGCGCGTGGGGCCGTGGTCATTTCCGACCGTTACATCGATTCATCTCTGGCCTATCAGGCAGGCGGGCGCGAGCTGACGCAGGAAGAAGTGCGGAACCTCAGCCTCTGGGCGACGAATAACTTGCTGCCGGAACGTACGTATCTGCTGGATATGGATCCTGAGGCTTCGCATGGCCGACTTGACCACAGCGAGGACCGTATGGAATCGGCCGGCGGCGGGTTTCAGGAGCGCACGCGTCAGGCGTTCCTTGATTTGGCGGCGCATGAGAAGTCGCGGTTCAAAGTCATTGATGCTTCGAAGCCGATTGATGAGGTGTGGAGCCAGATTCGCACCGATGCCGATGATTTGTTGGCGGATTGGTCGTGTGGGCTTTAG